DNA sequence from the Cellulophaga sp. HaHaR_3_176 genome:
CAAAAACAAATCATAAAGAATATAAAAGAGTTAATTAGCTATAAAAATCTTGAGCCAGGTGATAAACTACCATCTGAAAGAATGTTAGCTGAAAAATTTGGAGTAAGTAGAAGTAATTTAAGAGAGGCTATTCAAAAACTAGAGTTTTATGGAATATTATTTTCTAAACCACAGAGTGGAACTTTCATTGCAGATATTGGTACTGTTGCAATGGATGGTATGTTGGAAGATATTTTACGTTTAGAAGATCCCGACTTTAAATCATTAGTAGAAACAAGAATTTTATTAGAATTAAAAACGGTTAGATTAGCAGCTTTACGCAGAACAGATGAAGATTTAAAGCAATTGAAAGAAGCTTTAGATGCTTATGAAATTAAAGTAAAAAATGGAGAAGATGCTGTTGAAGAAGATTTGCTTTTTCATTTAGCGATTGCAAGAGCAAGTGGTAATAGTACAATGAATACTTTTATGTTAATCATCACGCCAGAAATCATTACTAATTTCGAAAAATACCATGTATGTGATAATAGTCAATCACTATTAGGTATTCAAGAACATATTGAAATATATAATTCAATTTTAGAGCAAAACCCAACAAAAGCAAAAGAGAGAATGAAAATACATTTTAAGACATTATATCAGTATTGTTATAATATAGATATAGTAGATGCTAAAATTGATTAATAGTATTACTTATATATAGGAGTAAATAATTTTCGAACAAATTAGAACAACAAAAGCAATAAATATTTCAAATAATTTAAAAGACTATGAAAGTAAAAGGATTAAGATGGTGGGTTGTCGCTTTAATAGCTTTAGCAACCGTCATCAATTATATAGATAGACAGTCCTTAACGGTATTGTGGCCTGAAATTGCTAAAGATTTATTTCCAGACGAATCTGATTTTGAAAGAAAACAAATATACTCTACTATATCAGTAATATTTGTATTTTCCTATGCCTTTGGGCAAGCAATTTTTGGAAAAATATTTGATTGGATTGGAACTAGATTTGGTTTTGTATTATCTATAGGTGTTTGGTCTATAGCTACAGCTTTTCATGCAGTAGCAAGTTCATTAACAAGTTTTGCAATATTTAGATCAATTTTAGGAATTGCAGAAGCGGGTAACTGGCCTGGTGCTGCAAAAGGAAATGCAGAGTGGTTTCCAACTAAAGAGCGTGCTCTGGCACAGGGGATATTTAATTCTGGAGCTGCAATAGGTGGAATTGTCGCTATTCCAATTATTGCTGCTTTAACAATACTTTTTGATTGGAAAATGATATTTGTGATCATCGGTTTAGTAGGTTTGCTATGGTTGATTCCATGGATGTATTTAGTAAAAAGTCCGCCAAAAAAACACCCTTGGATTACAGATAAAGAGCGTGAATATATTTTAACAGGACAAAGAAATCAGGATTTAGATGAAGATGGTGATCCAGATGAAGGTTACACTCCTAATACAGGAGAGTTACTTTCTAAAAAACAAAGTTGGGGTGTAATTATTGCTTCAGCAGCTATTGATCCAATATGGTGGCTATTTGTTTTTTGGATTCCAATTTACTTATCTGAAGTATACGGTATGGATGTTAAAGGTATTGGTATATATGGCTGGGTACCTTACGTTGGTGCAATGCTTGGAGCTTGGTTTGGTGGTTTATTTGCACAAAACCGTTTAAAAGCTGGTTGGTCTGTAGATAAAACACGAAAAACAGTAATTACATTAGGATGTTTAATAATGTTACCATCATTATTAGCAATGGCTAACCCAGGAGAACCAATAACAGCAGTTTTAATTATGGCCGTTATTTTATTTGGTTTTCAAACAGCAATTGGTAACGTTCAAACATTACCAAGTGATTTCTTCGGAGGAAAATCAGTAGGTACATTATCAGGTTTTGCTGGTATGGCTGCAAAATTAGCAGTAGCAGGTTTAACGTCATTAGTTCCGTGGCTTACTCAAGGAGGAAATTATACGCCAGTTTTTGTTATTGGTGCAGCTTTAGCATTATTAGCTTTAGCAAGTGTTTGGGTTTTATGTGGTAAAATTGAACCATTAAAGCCATAATTAAAAGAATAAAAATAGAATATTTTAAGTGAATTAGTTTTAAATATAAATATGAGTAAAATGAGTGAAAATAAAGGAAAAGTAGCAGTAGTAACAGGAGCAACTGGTGGTATTGGTTTTCAAGTAGCAAAAAGATTAGGTAAAGATGGATATACTGTAGTTTTAAATGGTATTGAAGACGAAGCTGGAGCAGAAAGAGTTAAGGAACTTACTGCAGAAGGAATTACTGCTGAGTATTTTGGTTTTGATGTTACAAAAGATGAAGCTGTAACTTCTAATATTACTGCAATCGGAAATAAGTATGGTAGAATCGATGTGTTGGTTAACAATGCAGGTGGTTTAGGTGGAAGATCTAGATTTGAAGAAATGACAACTGAATTTTACAGATTTGTTATGGCTTTAAACCTTGATTCTGTATTTTTTGCTTCAAGAGCAGCTATACCATTCCTTAAAAAAGGAAAAAATGCTTCAATCATCAACTATACATCAAATGCAGGATGGAATGCAGGTGGACCAGGAGCAGGTATATATGGTACTTCTAAAGCAGGAGTTCATGCTATAACTAGAGCATTAGCAAAAGATTTAGCTGAATATGGTATTAGAGTAAATGCAGTATCTCCAGGTACAATTGATACTCCATTCCACGCACAAATTAAATCTACTAAGCCAGAAGTTTTTGCTTCTTGGAAAAACAATATTTTATTAGGAAGATTAGGTCAGCCTGAAGAAGTTGCTTCTGTAGTATCTTTCTTAGCTAGTGATAATGCTTCATTTATAACTGCTGAAACTATCCAAATTGGTGGTGGTCAAGCATTAGGTATATAATATTCTATTTTCTATTAAAGTAAGAAATGGGTAAGTTTAAAGGAAAAGTAGCTGTAGTAACAGGTGGTTCAAGAGATATTGGTAAAGCAATATCTCTTAAACTTGCTAAAGAAGGAGCAAAAGTAGTTGTAAACTATAATAGTTCGGAATCTGGAGCTAATGAAACAGTAAAAGAAATAGAAGCATTCGGAGGTGAAGCTATCGCTGTTAAAGCTGATGTGTCAAATATAAATGACATTAAAAATTTAAAAGCAAAAGCTGTTGAAGCATTCGGAAATAAGGTTGATATTTTAGTAAATAATGCAGGCGGTCTTTTTGCACGTAAATCTCTTCAAGAATTAGATGAGACATTTTATGACCTAGTTATGAATGTTAATTTTAAATCTACAGTTTTTGTAATGCAAGCTTTTGAACCTTTAATGAGTAAAGGTGCATCAATCGTAAACCTATCTTCGCAAGCAGCAAGAGATGGTGGTGGTGGTGGATCTTCATTATATGGTTCTTCAAAAGGAGCAGTAACTACATTTACTAGAGCAATGGCAAAAGAACTTGGTCCTAAAGGGATTCGAGTAAATGCGATTTGTCCTGGTTTAATAGGCACTAAGTTTCATGATGATTTTACTGCAGATGAAATTCGTGTTAAAGTTGCGGCAGGCACTCCTTTAAGAAGAGAAGGTCAGGCAAATGAAATAGCAGATTTAGTAGCTTATTTAGCTTCTGATGAAGCATCTTTCATGACTGGTAATAATGTTGATATTAATGGTGGTTTAGCATTTAGCTAAATCCAAAAGTTATAAATTTTATATTTAATTAGGATGAAAAAAGTAGTAACATTCGGTGAAATCATGCTTCGTTTAGCACCACAAGGTTTTTTAAGATTTTCACAAGCTAATAATTTTGACGCTATTTACGGAGGAGGAGAATCTAACGTAGCAGTTTCTTTAGCTAATTATGGCGTTCCTGTTGATTTTGTAACACGTTTACCTAAAAATGATATTGGGGAATGTGCAATGATGGAAATGCGTAAAAGAGGTGTTGGTGTTGATAAAATAGTTTACGGTGGAGATCGTTTAGGTATCTATTTCTTAGAAACTGGAGCGGTATCTAGAGGTAGTAAAGTAGTTTATGATAGAGCACATTCTGCTATTGCAGAAATAAAATCAGGAATGATTGATTGGGATGCTGTTTTCGAAGATGTTGAATGGTTTCATTGGACAGGCATAACTCCAGCAATATCTCAAGGAGCTGCAGATGTTTGTTTAGAAGCTGTAAAAGCTGCTAGCGAAAAAGGTATTACAATATCTACAGATTTGAACTATAGAGCAAAATTGTGGAGCTATTGTGATGATGCACACAGAGAAAAAGTAATGACTGACTTGACAGCATATTGTGATGTTATTTTAGGAAATGAAGAAGATGCTGAAAAGCACTTTAACATTAAACCAGAAGGTT
Encoded proteins:
- a CDS encoding SDR family NAD(P)-dependent oxidoreductase; its protein translation is MGKFKGKVAVVTGGSRDIGKAISLKLAKEGAKVVVNYNSSESGANETVKEIEAFGGEAIAVKADVSNINDIKNLKAKAVEAFGNKVDILVNNAGGLFARKSLQELDETFYDLVMNVNFKSTVFVMQAFEPLMSKGASIVNLSSQAARDGGGGGSSLYGSSKGAVTTFTRAMAKELGPKGIRVNAICPGLIGTKFHDDFTADEIRVKVAAGTPLRREGQANEIADLVAYLASDEASFMTGNNVDINGGLAFS
- a CDS encoding MFS transporter, producing MKVKGLRWWVVALIALATVINYIDRQSLTVLWPEIAKDLFPDESDFERKQIYSTISVIFVFSYAFGQAIFGKIFDWIGTRFGFVLSIGVWSIATAFHAVASSLTSFAIFRSILGIAEAGNWPGAAKGNAEWFPTKERALAQGIFNSGAAIGGIVAIPIIAALTILFDWKMIFVIIGLVGLLWLIPWMYLVKSPPKKHPWITDKEREYILTGQRNQDLDEDGDPDEGYTPNTGELLSKKQSWGVIIASAAIDPIWWLFVFWIPIYLSEVYGMDVKGIGIYGWVPYVGAMLGAWFGGLFAQNRLKAGWSVDKTRKTVITLGCLIMLPSLLAMANPGEPITAVLIMAVILFGFQTAIGNVQTLPSDFFGGKSVGTLSGFAGMAAKLAVAGLTSLVPWLTQGGNYTPVFVIGAALALLALASVWVLCGKIEPLKP
- a CDS encoding SDR family NAD(P)-dependent oxidoreductase, which produces MSENKGKVAVVTGATGGIGFQVAKRLGKDGYTVVLNGIEDEAGAERVKELTAEGITAEYFGFDVTKDEAVTSNITAIGNKYGRIDVLVNNAGGLGGRSRFEEMTTEFYRFVMALNLDSVFFASRAAIPFLKKGKNASIINYTSNAGWNAGGPGAGIYGTSKAGVHAITRALAKDLAEYGIRVNAVSPGTIDTPFHAQIKSTKPEVFASWKNNILLGRLGQPEEVASVVSFLASDNASFITAETIQIGGGQALGI
- a CDS encoding FadR/GntR family transcriptional regulator — its product is MKLDVISKAENQDIQKQIIKNIKELISYKNLEPGDKLPSERMLAEKFGVSRSNLREAIQKLEFYGILFSKPQSGTFIADIGTVAMDGMLEDILRLEDPDFKSLVETRILLELKTVRLAALRRTDEDLKQLKEALDAYEIKVKNGEDAVEEDLLFHLAIARASGNSTMNTFMLIITPEIITNFEKYHVCDNSQSLLGIQEHIEIYNSILEQNPTKAKERMKIHFKTLYQYCYNIDIVDAKID
- a CDS encoding sugar kinase codes for the protein MKKVVTFGEIMLRLAPQGFLRFSQANNFDAIYGGGESNVAVSLANYGVPVDFVTRLPKNDIGECAMMEMRKRGVGVDKIVYGGDRLGIYFLETGAVSRGSKVVYDRAHSAIAEIKSGMIDWDAVFEDVEWFHWTGITPAISQGAADVCLEAVKAASEKGITISTDLNYRAKLWSYCDDAHREKVMTDLTAYCDVILGNEEDAEKHFNIKPEGLDITTQGHDVKAEAFLSVCKQMMEKFPRAKKVITTLRGSISASHNTWAGVLYDGKKMFETRQYQITDIVDRVGGGDSFMGGLIYGLLKYPEDDQNALDFAVAASCLKHTIKGDANLVTVDEVNKLMGGDASGRVAR